The window GTCACTCCCGGTCAGCGAAGGAGCCGGCCAATGAAGAAGCCGGCGATTCCGGCGATCACCAGCGTCTGGAGCGGACGCTCGTTGTACCGCTGCTCGAACTGGTCTCCGGCGCCGCGCGCGCCGGCCGCCACCGTCTGCACGCCGTCGCGCAGCTGCGTCATCGGATCGGTGCTGGGCGGGCGGTAGTCGCCGTCGCCCAGCGCCGCCCCGCCGTACAGGTCGGCGCGAGGCGCCGGGTGCATCACGGCCTCCACGCGGCTGCGCACCGCGCCCGCGCCCGCCGCCACCGAGTCGGCCACGCCCGACGCGCGCACCTTCTCGCGCGCCTGCTCGGCCAGCTCCGCCGCGCGCACGCGTGCCTGCGCCGCCAGGATACGGGCCTGCTCCGCCATCTCGGCCGCGCGCTCGCGCGCCTGCTCCGCCACGTCCGAAACGGTCTCGCGCGCCTGCCCCGCCACTTCCGTCACGGTGTCACGCGCCTGCCCGGCCACACCGGAAACGGTTTCGCGCACCTGGTCCATGCGCGAGCCGTGCGCCATCAGGTGCTCGCGGGCGGCGTTGGTCGCGTCGAGCTCCGGCCCCTCGCCCGCGCCCAGCCCCATGGCCGCCATCACGTCCGACACCCAGCGGTAGTGCCGCTCTTCGTCGAGCGCGGCGCGGTCGATGATGCGCTTGATGTTGTTGGGCCAGAAGTTGGCCTTGGCCGCGTACGTGTCGTACTTGGCGCGCACCTGCAGCTCGTTGTGGCGGAAAGCCGTGAGCAGGCCGCGGTCGCCCGCCAGGCCGGCCAGGCTCTGCAGCGCCAGCTTGAACGGCCCGGTGAGGTGCGGGTGGTTCTTCGGCTGGCCGCCCAGCTCCGAGATCAGCTCGTTCAGCTCGCGGATGTGCCGCTCGTGCTCGCGCAGAAACCCGGCGATCTGGGCCGCGTGGTCGCGGTCCTTGAGCTTTTCCATCGCGATCTCGTACGCGCCGACGGCATCATGGTCGAGCTGGAGCAGGTCGTTCAACCCGTCCAGGATCTCGGCCGTGGCCGCCGGTACGGTTCCCACCTCCGGGCGTGTCGTATCGGTGTCCACCGCTTCCTCCCTCCGTGAGAATCCCTTGTCCCGGTCCTGCTCTGCCGCGCCGTGCTCCGTGCGGCTCGGGAGGGCGCCGCCATGCACGAGCCGTTCCAATCACCCCGGTCAACCGGGAGGCGCCCGGAAGGGCGCCGGACGCCGGAACCAGCGGGCGCCGTCCTTGCACTGGGTGGCCTGCAACGCGGGAAGGCCGTCAGTGGGACGGAGAGCCCCGGCGTAGGTGAAAGCAAGGAGATACCCCAATGAGACTGGCACTTCGCGCCTCGTTTCTGACCATCATGTTCGCCGCCCTGTCCGGATGCGCCGGGCTGGGGCTGGAGCAGGTGCTACAGGCCCCGTCCTTCCGCGTGGACAGCGGCCAGCAGGCGCAGCTCCGGCTGCTTCCGCCGTCGATGAACCGGCCCACCGGCGGCGCGGCCGTGCGGCTGTATGCGCGGGTGAGCAACCCCAACCCGGTGGGCCTCACGCTCACGCGGCTGATCGGCAGCCTGTCGCTCTCCGGCCGCGAGGCCGCCGACGTCAGCTTCCCGCTGGGCGTGCCCATGCAGGCGAACGGCGAAACGGTGATCCCCATCGACATCGCCATCGACTTCAGCGACGTCCCAGGCCTGCTCGACGTGGCCCGCAACGCGCTCTCCGGCCGCGGCATCAACTACCAGCTGAACGGCACCATCGGCGTGGACGCCGGGCTGCTGGGCCAGCCCAGCTTCGGCCCCAT is drawn from Longimicrobium sp. and contains these coding sequences:
- a CDS encoding LEA type 2 family protein; translation: MRLALRASFLTIMFAALSGCAGLGLEQVLQAPSFRVDSGQQAQLRLLPPSMNRPTGGAAVRLYARVSNPNPVGLTLTRLIGSLSLSGREAADVSFPLGVPMQANGETVIPIDIAIDFSDVPGLLDVARNALSGRGINYQLNGTIGVDAGLLGQPSFGPMRLLEGDLRVTR
- a CDS encoding DUF2383 domain-containing protein, which gives rise to MDTDTTRPEVGTVPAATAEILDGLNDLLQLDHDAVGAYEIAMEKLKDRDHAAQIAGFLREHERHIRELNELISELGGQPKNHPHLTGPFKLALQSLAGLAGDRGLLTAFRHNELQVRAKYDTYAAKANFWPNNIKRIIDRAALDEERHYRWVSDVMAAMGLGAGEGPELDATNAAREHLMAHGSRMDQVRETVSGVAGQARDTVTEVAGQARETVSDVAEQARERAAEMAEQARILAAQARVRAAELAEQAREKVRASGVADSVAAGAGAVRSRVEAVMHPAPRADLYGGAALGDGDYRPPSTDPMTQLRDGVQTVAAGARGAGDQFEQRYNERPLQTLVIAGIAGFFIGRLLR